One Stigmatopora nigra isolate UIUO_SnigA chromosome 1, RoL_Snig_1.1, whole genome shotgun sequence DNA segment encodes these proteins:
- the LOC144206674 gene encoding indian hedgehog B protein-like produces the protein MPLPWLLCFAGCAWLLTPGCGSCGPGRGYGKRRSPRKLAPLAYKQFSPNVAEKTLGASGRYEGKITRSSERFKELTPNYNPDIIFKDEENTGADRMMTQRCKDKLNSLAISVMNLWPGVRLRVTEGWDEDGHHSEESLHYEGRAVDITTSDRDRNKYAMLARLAVEAGFDWVYYESKAHIHCSVKSDHSVAAKTGGCFPGDASVTMENGLQKHIRDLRPGERVLTLSASDDGFKLVYGPVLTFLDRDPGTRKLFYTLETEGGTNLSLTAAHLLFLSQGNCSEGSAPRPDSLRTAYACDARPGQCALVAGTGGRGTFSRIVRVTVTERRGAFAPLTPQGSLVVDGMVASCYAVVEQHSLAHWAFSPLRLMHSWTGSSGYRGDGVHWYAEVLHWLGGVLLDSGHLHPMGVTPK, from the exons ATGCCGCTGCCGTGGCTGCTATGCTTCGCCGGGTGCGCCTGGCTCCTGACGCCGGGCTGCGGGTCCTGCGGGCCGGGTCGCGGCTACGGCAAGAGGCGCTCGCCGCGGAAGTTGGCACCGCTTGCTTACAAGCAGTTCAGCCCTAACGTGGCCGAGAAGACGCTGGGGGCTAGCGGGAGGTACGAAGGGAAAATAACCCGGAGCTCCGAGCGCTTCAAGGAGCTCACCCCCAACTACAACCCCGATATCATCTTCAAGGATGAGGAGAACACAGGTGCGGACCGTATGATGACCCAG CGCTGCAAAGACAAGCTGAACTCTCTGGCCATCTCGGTGATGAACCTCTGGCCCGGCGTCCGGCTGCGGGTCACCGAGGGCTGGGACGAGGACGGTCACCATTCGGAGGAGTCGCTCCACTACGAGGGCCGTGCGGTGGACATCACCACCTCGGACCGGGACAGGAACAAGTATGCCATGCTGGCTCGACTGGCGGTGGAGGCGGGCTTCGACTGGGTCTACTACGAGTCCAAGGCCCATATCCACTGTAGCGTCAAGTCTG ACCACTCAGTGGCAGCCAAGACTGGAGGTTGTTTCCCGGGCGACGCCTCGGTCACGATGGAAAACGGCCTCCAGAAGCACATCCGAGACCTTCGCCCCGGCGAGCGAGTCCTGACCCTTTCCGCCAGCGACGACGGATTCAAACTGGTGTACGGCCCAGTCTTGACCTTTCTGGATCGCGACCCTGGCACCCGCAAGCTCTTCTACACGCTGGAGACGGAAGGCGGGACCAATCTGTCTCTCACCGCCGCCCACTTGCTGTTTTTGTCTCAGGGTAACTGTTCCGAGGGGTCGGCGCCCAGGCCCGACTCCCTCAGGACGGCGTACGCTTGCGACGCCCGACCCGGCCAATGCGCGTTGGTGGCCGGCACCGGCGGACGGGGGACTTTTTCCCGCATTGTTAGGGTCACAGTGACGGAACGGAGGGGGGCTTTCGCTCCTCTGACTCCACAGGGGTCCCTAGTGGTAGATGGAATGGTGGCGTCCTGCTACGCGGTGGTGGAACAGCATTCGTTGGCTCACTGGGCCTTCTCGCCTCTCAGGCTGATGCACAGCTGGACTGGCAGCAGTGGTTACCGTGGCGACGGGGTCCATTGGTACGCTGAGGTTTTACACTGGCTGGGGGGTGTGCTGCTGGATTCTGGACACCTTCATCCGATGGGCGTTACACCCAAATGA